Proteins encoded together in one Tripterygium wilfordii isolate XIE 37 chromosome 14, ASM1340144v1, whole genome shotgun sequence window:
- the LOC120014138 gene encoding uncharacterized protein LOC120014138 has protein sequence MERWRSLGENWINISIKIFITFVYFYFLFCRLFSHTRNLSLLSNEAPPLPLITPTSVASHLTSRLNRPPPVCLSFHHPSLNFSVGFCYSGPLLGSDYKLWIINFIMSLTPSQMMQRTIPNITTKFLASVRKSLHLKRLRKFFRERSIVVVTSLLFPLHHHQRVRYWCSFYFYALERNPLLCKIVVEMLILSH, from the exons ATGGAGAGGTGGAGGTCACTTGGAG AAAACTGGATCAATATTTCAATCAAAATATTTATTACTTTTGTctatttttactttcttttttgtcGTCTTTTCTCTCATACTCGAAACCTCTCCTTGCTTAGCAACGAAGCACCACCCTTGCCTCTCATCACCCCCACCTCGGTTGCCTCTCATCTCACCAGTAGATTGAACCGCCCGCCTCCTGTTTGCCTCTCATTTCACCATCCGTCTCTCAACTTTTCAGTTGGGTTTTGTTATTCCGGCCCTCTCCTTGGCTCCGACTATAAG TTATGGATCATCAACTTCATTATGAGTTTGACCCCTTCCCAGATGATGCAGAGAACAATACCAAACATAACTACCAAGTTTTTAGCTTCTGTGAGAAAGTCTCTGCACCTAAAAAGACTCAGAAAGTTCTTTAGAGAACGATCAATCGTGGTCGTAACTTCTCTATTGTTTCCTCTACATCATCATCAGAGGGTTCGGTATTGGTGCTCCTTCTATTTTTACGCCTTGGAAAGAAATCCATTGCTATGCAAAATTGTAGTAGAAATGTTGATTTTGAGTCATTAG